The following coding sequences lie in one Zingiber officinale cultivar Zhangliang chromosome 2B, Zo_v1.1, whole genome shotgun sequence genomic window:
- the LOC122045808 gene encoding glutamine synthetase nodule isozyme-like — protein sequence MSLLTDLINLNLSDCTEKIIAEYIWIGGSGIDIRSKARTLPGPVSDPSKLPKWNYDGSSTGQAPGKDSEVILHPQAIFKDPFRRGNNILVMCDCYTPAGEPIPTNKRYNAAKIFSHPDVVAQETWYGIEQEYTLLQKDVKWPLGWPVGGFPGPQGPYYCSAGADKAFGRDIVDAHYKACLYSGIDISGINGEVMPGQWEFQVGPSVGISAADQMWIARYILERITEIAGVVLSFDPKPIQGDWNGAGAHTNYSTKAMRSDGGYEVIKKAIGKLGRRHKEHIAAYGEGNERRLTGRHETADINTFIWGVANRGASIRVGRDTEKNGKGYFEDRRPASNMDPYVVTSMIAETTILLEE from the exons ATGTCTTTGCTCACCGATCTCATCAACCTGAACCTCTCCGATTGCACAGAGAAGATCATAGCCGAGTACATATG GATTGGAGGGTCAGGTATTGATATAAGAAGCAAAGCAAGG ACACTTCCTGGCCCGGTGAGTGATCCAAGCAAGCTTCCGAAGTGGAACTATGATGGCTCGAGCACTGGTCAAGCTCCCGGGAAAGACAGTGAAGTGATCCTACA TCCCCAGGCGATTTTCAAGGATCCTTTCAGGAGGGGCAACAATATCCTT GTCATGTGTGATTGCTACACACCGGCCGGAGAGCCAATTCCTACTAACAAACGATACAATGCCGCGAAGATATTTAGCCACCCGGATGTTGTTGCTCAAGAAACTTG GTATGGTATCGAGCAGGAGTACACTCTCCTTCAGAAGGATGTTAAGTGGCCTCTTGGCTGGCCAGTTGGGGGCTTCCCGGGTCCTCAG GGCCCCTACTATTGCTCAGCTGGTGCAGACAAAGCTTTCGGGCGCGACATAGTTGATGCTCATTACAAAGCCTGTCTTTATTCTGGGATAGACATAAGTGGCATCAACGGAGAGGTCATGCCAGGCCAG TGGGAGTTCCAAGTAGGGCCTTCAGTCGGCATCTCTGCGGCTGATCAAATGTGGATTGCGCGCTACATTCTTGAG AGAATCACTGAGATTGCTGGAGTGGTGCTGTCTTTCGACCCGAAACCAATTCAG GGTGATTGGAATGGAGCTGGTGCTCACACAAACTACAG CACCAAAGCCATGAGGAGTGATGGTGGCTATGAAGTCATCAAGAAAGCCATCGGAAAGTTAGGCCGGAGGCACAAGGAGCACATTGCAGCCTACGGTGAAGGCAACGAACGCCGGCTTACCGGCCGTCACGAGACCGCGGACATCAACACCTTCATCTGG GGAGTGGCGAACCGCGGAGCGAGTATTCGCGTCGGCCGCGACACTGAAAAAAATGGCAAAG GTTATTTCGAAGATAGAAGGCCGGCTTCTAACATGGATCCGTATGTCGTTACTTCGATGATCGCGGAGACTACAATCCTGTTAGAAGAATAA